Below is a genomic region from Candidatus Hydrogenedentota bacterium.
TGCCCTTAGTTGGGATGGGCTTGCTCTATCGCGAAGGCTATTTCCGTCAGTATCTGAACGAAGATGGTTGGCAGCAGGAACTGTATCCCAAAAATGATTTTCATAACATGTCGATCACCCAAGAAAGGAACGAAAACGGTTCACCCCTCGTCATAGAAGTACCTTTCCCCGGGCGCAAAGTAAAAGCTTATATCTGGTGCTGTCAAGTGGGCCGCGTATCTTTATATCTTCTTGATTGCGACCACGAAGAAAACGCCGTGCCCGACAGAAATATTACAGCCCAGCTTTATGGCGGTGATCGCGAAACACGTATCAAGCAAGAAATTATGCTCGGTATGGGCGGCGTTATTGCCCTCAAGGCATTAGGGCTGGAGCCCACCGTGTACCATATCAATGAAGGGCACGCCGCCTTCATGACCCTGCAGCGTATTCACGATCTTATCGATCAAGAGGGCATCAACTTTTGGGAAGCTGCCGAAATCGTACGGATCAGCAGTGTCTTCACCACACACACTCCCGTGCCTGCCGGCAATGACATGTTCGATGCCGTGCTTATAAAAATTTATTTCCAAGAATATTGTGATGCCTTAGGGATATCCATTGATGATTTGCTGTGGTTGGGTCGTCAAGATCCCGGCAATTCACGAGAGCCCTTTTGTATGACCGTATTGGCGCTGAAACTGTCTGCCGCCGCCAATGGTGTGAGCAAATTGCACGGTGCCGTTGCCCGCAATATGTGGATCAATGTGTGGAAGAATGTGCCGGAAAGTGAACTGCCCATCACCTCAGTCACCAACGGTGTCCATCTGCCGACTTGGGTATCCAAAGATCTCGCCAACCTCTTTGACCGTTATCTGGGTCCGGACTGGGTCGCCACACCTCATGACCAGAACGTGTGGGATCGCATTGACTCCGTGCCCGACACGGAACTATTCCGTGTTCATGAACGCTGCACCCAGCGCTTAATCAGTTTTGCACGGCGGCGTGTTGAAGAACAATTAATTAATCGCAGCGCCCCCTCCACAGAGGTACGCAAAGCGCGGGAATTATTGGACGGTGAAACATTGACCATTGGCTTTGCGCGCCGTTTCGCTACTTATAAACGAGCGACCCTGCTCTTCAAAGATCCCGACCGATTGCGGAAAATACTGCTGAACCCCGCCATGCCGGTACAGCTGATCATTGCGGGGAAAGCCCATCCCCAAGATACGCAATCCAAGGAATTCATCAGGCAAATTCTCCATTTTGCCCGAGATCCCGAACTGCGAAGACATGTCGTTTTTATTGAAGATTATGACATCAACGTATCGCGCTATATGCTGCAAGGCGTGGATTGCTGGCTTAACACGCCGCGCCGGCCTATGGAAGCAAGCGGCACCAGCGGCATGAAAGCCGCCGCTAACGGCGCATTAAATATCAGCATCCCTGACGGATGGTGGTGTGAAGCGGAAGACTTAGGTGAAAACGGCTGGAGTATCGGCAAGGGTGAGTCCTATGATGACGTTGCCGAACAAGACGATATTGAAAGCCAAGCCCTCTATGAAATCCTAGAACAAGAAATCATTCCTATGTTCTACAATCGCGGCAAAGAAGGGCTGCCCCGGGAATGGGTGGCACGGATGAAAAACGCCATTCGCACCATTGCGCCCGTCTTCAATACCAGCCGTATGGTATTGGAATATGGCGACCGGTTCTATGTGCCCTGTCAACAGCACAGCCAACATATGCAGCAAAATGACCGCGCCCGTATCCACAAATTTACCGCATGGAAAAGAGATATACGCAACAAATGGTCTACCGTTACTATTCAGCAGATCGAAAGCAGTTCTGTCCAAAACCTGCGCTACGGTGATACCCTCGAAATTACCGCCCAAATACATTTGGGCGATATTCGCTGTGATGACGTATTAGTACAGATTTACCATGGCGGAATAGACTACCAAGGGAATTTCACCTCGCCGGAAGCGGCGGCTATGACCTGTGTTGAAGACTTAGGAAATGGCAACTACCGATACAAAGGCACCGCAGCCTGCGAAACCACCGGCATGTCCGGATGCACGGTCAGAGTCATGCCTAAACATGAAGATTTTAGGCATCAGCATGAAATGGGACTCATCGCTTGGGCCTAAACTGCCTATACCATCACTCAGCCTTGAAAAAGTTTTTCTCGCGACTGTGAATAAGAAGTGTCAGCAATGAATTTGCCGGACAGGCAAGATTATGAGACTTCCCAAATTGCACGATAGCGCCGTTGAGTGCGTCTATTTCAGTACGACGGCCTTTATGTAAATCTTCGCGCATACTGGCATAATGAGCCGCCGTGGGCGGTACCATTTTCGTGTAGAACAACGTTAAAAATGCCTCGGGGCTATCCGGATCCATGACCACTTGTTTCGCCGCTGCCACTGCGTAAATTTCGTGAATAATCTGATCCATTGCCTCACGAGTATCCGCATTTTCTGCTAAGGCGCCATAGGGAACGTTGAAGAGGGCAGACAAGGGATTCAAGGCACAGTTATAGGCGACCTTGCTCCACAGGATCGTTTCGATTCGGTCCGTTGCGAGGGAAGGCAAGCCGGCTTCGTCCATGGCTGTGGCAAGTGCCCGGGCTGCCGCATCAGCCTGCGGCGCGCCATAGCCGCCTACGGCGGTGGGCGCAGCGATGACCGTCACCTCTACCCGGCCCGCTTCGACCATACGAGCACCGAAAATAACGCGCGCCCCCAAGACATGTTTCCATCCCAGTTCTTTTGCCAGCAATTCAGCATTTCCCAAGCCATTTTGGTAAGAGCATACCCACGTCTTTTCGGAGAGTACCGGAAGAAGCAACGATGCGGTCTGTGCCGTGTCGTAGGATTTTACCGATACCAGAATATAGTCGTAGCAGGTCTTTGGTAATGCTTCGACAAAATCAGCGCATGTAAGCATGCGAATGTGATGGGTTCCCCAGATACCTTCAATAACCAATCCATTCTTTTTAATGGCATCCATATGGGGCTGCCGCCCAACGAGATGAACTTCATGACCGGCACGGGCCAAAAACCCGCCGGCTACCGATCCCAACGCACCTGCGCCCATGACCAAAATCCGCATAACACAATTCCTTCGTTAAGAGGAGCCTTCCCAACACAAACTCCTATTGGCTGCTCTTGCCATCAGCATTTGTCATAGGAGATTTTCATTGGAATTCATCATATATCCTTGCTGCAGCCAAAGGCAATCATACAACAAAATACGCCGCTTTTTTTAAAGTATCTCTTTTGAAAAACAGCTTACACCGACTGAAAGAAAATCAGATGAGAGCCCATTGCCCAGCTCAGAAGTGTGCTTCATCCCCTATAAGGGCCCGTATTTCTGGATTCATAGATTCATCTCCAACGACGTTTTGTGGGCACTGCAGCCCGCGCGTCGTGCAAGTGGATTCAATCAGGTTTCTATCGTGCAGGTGTGTCCACGCAATCAGTGGTTTCAGAAAAGATATAACCAGGGGCTATACTATTCCTTATTGAGTTGAATGAAAAGAGAAGGGTCGAGTCGCTTGACGTGTCCCCCTTGTTGCAATTAAGATTGCCACACAGACTTCCAAAATTGCTTCTCTTTGCAGAAGCCTATAGAGCAACCGAGATCTAAAAATCTTTTTTTGATGCATTCGTTAGTTAAAGGAGGCACAGCCACTATGTCAGATGTTTTCGGTCAGGATTATGAAAATATTCTTGTTGGTGATCGATACCGTCTGGTTTCACTTTTAGGCGGTGGAGCCATGGGTAATGTGTATTTAGCCTCCGATGAATATCTGAAACGCAAGGTGGCGATCAAAGTACTCCGTGAAGAATGGGCCGCCCGCCCCGATATCATTAAACGTCTCGAAAATGAATGCCGATTGATGGCGCACTTGGGTCAACACCCCAATATTGTATCCTTGATTGATCGGCTCGTACTGGACGGCAAGACCATGTTGGTCATGGAATTTGCGCCCGGCGAAACCTTAGCCCAGATCATTTACCGCACGGCACAGATTTATAAATCGGGCGGATGGGACGCTTTGAATCGGGAACGCGATGAATCCCTCCCCCTCATTCTCAGCCCTGCAGTTGCTTTTGAAATCGCGTCTCAGTGTATGAAAGCACTGGATTATGCCCATGGCAAAGGGGTCTTGCATCTCGATATCAAACCGGGCAATATCATGATTCAGGGAAACAACCTAAATACCCTGAACGCAAAATTAATGGACTTTGGTATCGGCAGAATTCGGGTAGACGCCAGCTTGATCTCCGCCATGACAGCGCTTACCTTCACCCAAGGCGCAGGTCTGGGAACGCCTGCCTATATGTCACCGGAACAAATCGATCCGGAACGTTTCGGCACACCGGGTCCCCCTTCCGACTTGTACAGTCTCGGGGTTACCATGTTCGAAACCTTCACCTTGCAGCTGCCTTTTGCCGGGGCTTATACAGAAGTGCTTCATGCCCATGCCAACAGCAGACCGCCCAACCCGCGTACCATCAATCCAACCCTTCCCGTTGGACTGTCCCGCGTGATCATCACCTCACTGCGCAAGGCGCCCGGAAACCGCTACCACGACGCCAGCGAAATGCTGTTGGAATGGCAAAAAGGCCGTTTCTTGGAAGATGGCAAAGAAGACGGATTACCCGCGCCAACCAAACAATCGCGTAAACAAGATAGGACAGGCCGTTTTTCTTCCCCCTTATGGCGCATTCTCTTTCTCACTGCCATTTTATTGTTTACAGTTTTTTATTGGAAAATGGATTGGCAGCTCCCTTGGGGAAAAGGCGGGATCTATTCTTTTATGCGCGGCGGCGGTGTAACCATACAACAGGCACGGGAGGGAGCAGAGCAAGCGCGCAAGCTGGCGCACACCGTGAAATCAGAGCAACTAGCACGGGAAACTTGGGAAAAAGCCGAGGATCTGTATAAACAAGCCGCTGAAGAAAAAAACGGCGAAAAGTCAACGCGGCTCTATACACATGCGCAAGCCTTCTATGATCAGGCTGTAACAGAAATTAAAGCGGCATCTATGGAAAAGAAAGAGGAGTCTGTCTCTTCCGAAAAGGAAGGGGAAAAGGACGACACAAAAATAGCTTCCAAGAAAAAGAAAGGGAAAGAAACAGAGAAGGCGGAGAAGAAAGAGTCAGAGGAAAAAGAAGCGGAAGCAGACGCCGTTGATTCGGAAACCGAAACATCGACGGATGAGGAAAAAGAAAAATCGACGGCTGAAGAAAAAGAAATGCTAACCGCCCTTTTCGACACCACGAAAACGGACGGTATAGCGCTGGGCAACGGTGTTTCGATTGAATTGCTGTGGATAGAGGACGGAAACTTCAACTTTGGCGCATCCACTACAAGCACAGACAAAAAGAAAGGCTGGAAAAACGGAAAACAAGTGTGGCTTCCCGCCGGTTTCTGGATCGGAAAATACGAAGTGACCCAACAACAGTGGCAACAGGTCATGCAAAATAATCCGAGCAAATTCCAAGAGGATCCGCAACTGCCTGTTGATAGCGTAAGCTGGAACGATTGTCAGGAATTTATTAAACGCTTGAATAGTACCATTCCGCAAGGCGGGTTTCGATTGCCCACCGAAGCAGAATGGGAATATGCCGCACGAGTTGGCTCATCCATATCCTATATGCGTGAAAACATGAATCAATATGTGTGGCATTCGGGGATTAGTAACGGACACACCCATCCCGTCGGGAGCAGACGCCCTAACCCTTGGGGACTCTATGACACGCTTGGAAATGTGTGGGAATGGGTGCAAGACTGGTATAGCGAAGATCCCTTGTCCCTTGCAGAAACCAATTATCCGACCGGACCGCTCACCGGGATGTACCGGACCCTTCGCGGCGGCTCTTGGAGTACGCACCAAGGACAGTGTACGGTTGTCTCCCGCACTTCAGCCGATCCCGGGGCGCGGAGCGATTCCTATGGCTTTCGTCTGGTTCGCGACTTTGTCGAAGCGAAAACAGATAAGCCTTAACCGCCTGCCTCTATTGTTAAACAAGACCGATCCGTGGCTTTAAAATTCGACCTCTGCCGCCTGGCATGTCCCCTTCTTGCAGCAATTCTGTACGCGGGTTTCCCCGCATTATCCGCATTTTCAACTAGCTTTTTTGCAAGAATCTGTGGTACTATCAAGGTAACGGTTCGAAATAAACTTTGAGCCCCGTGGCTCTACAGCGGATTACCGCGTGTAAATATTTGTTTTTTCGCCCTGCATTGTGCGATTTGGTTCAAAGGCATGCGGCCTTTCATCGTGAATCGGGAGTTCGATATTTGAACAGCCTACGGCAAGCCTCCACGAGAGGAAGTCGGATGACTGTCGTGAGGACACCCCCCTATTGAGGGAAAGGTTCACCATGCTTTTAATCAGCCAGTCGGCAAATGCGGGGTTTTTTATTTGGTTCTTTCGCTTGTTTTGATGGAAGCATAATCCTATATAATAAAAAAAGCTTATCGTAAAATCATATCTAAGACCGTGCAATGTTGCCCTATCATCAACCATCAAAGGAGAATTGAACTATGTCTTTATTAAGCCGTCGTGAATTTATTCATTCCACCACCGCCTTCGCCGGAGCCTCACTCCTGCTTTGGGGTTGCAAAGCATCGGCACGCGTCATCGGCGCCAACGATCGGCTGCGTGTCGCTGTAGCCGGTTTGAATGGACGTGGTCAAACCCATATTGGAGCATGGCTTGATCAGGATAATGTCGAAATCGCCTACCTCATTGACCCCGATGAGCGTGTTTTGTCCCGTGCCTTAAAAGCCTTGGAGAAAAAAGCCGGGGACAAACATAAGCCTCAGGGCGTGACCGACGTGCGTAAAGCCTTGGAGGATCCCACGGTGGACGCCCTCTCCATTGCAACGCCTAACCATTGGCATTCTCTAATGACTATTTGGGCGGCACAAGCCGGAAAACATGTCTATGTTGAAAAACCCATGAGTCACGATGTGGCGGAAGGGCGTGTCGTTGTGGAAGCGCAAAAGAAATACGGCGTGGTCATTCAACACGGTACGCAAAGCAGAAGTAACCCGAAAATTGCCGGCCTTCACGATGCTATTCATGCGGGCAAATTCGGGAAACTAAAAATTGCCTACGGCTATGCCTGCAAAACACGGAACAGCATCGGCTTTAAAGAAATCAGCGATCCGCCTAGTCATCTTGATTGGAATCTGTGGCGCGGACCGGCCCAAGTGGAAGCCTACCACGGCAACTACGTACATTATAATTGGCACTGGTTTTGGAACACGGGAAACGGTGAACTCAACAACCAAGGCACCCACCAACTGGATATGGCACGGTGGTCAATCGCTCCCGATCAAACCCATCCTGTCCGTGCCATGGCACTGGGCGGCCGCTTCCAATGGGATGACCAAGGCGAAACGCCCAATACCATGTTCGGCATTGCCCAATATCCCAACGAACAATATGTGTTCTTTAATGTGCGCAACGTGAATTACGACGGTTATGAGAACCAGGTTGAAAATGAATATTATTTTGAAGACGGCGGCAAAATTATCCGCAACAAATACTATGCCAAAGGAAGCGATGAAGGCGAAGAAATTAACCTTCCCGACGGCAATGTGACCCCCGGCGGCAATTGGGGCGCCTTTGTTGCCGCTTGTCGCGCCGGCGATCCGAACATGGCCAATGGCAACGCGCCCAATTCCCATTACAGTTGCGTGCTCGGACACCTGATTAACAATTCCTACCGCTTAGGTGTGAAAGCGCCCTTTAACCTTAAATCGGGACAATTCGGCGATATCCCGGAAGCCTACGAGCATTTCGAAAAAATCCATGATATCATGCACAAAGGCGTAGGCTTGCCGGAAGACGGCAATGAATACGTCGTGGGACCTTGGCTGACTTTTGATCCTGAAACAGAATTGCATGTGGGAGAACACGCAGCCGAGGCGAATGCGCTGCTGAAAGACTCGAACCGTCCGGGCTTTGAGATTCCCGCGCCCAATGCGGTCTGATAGTGACCCTTCGTAATTAATACGCTTGAGCGTAAAAACACTGCTGTAGACTTTGCCTGCAACATAGAGGTTTATAAAATGTTGCAGGCTTTTTTTTATTCTTGTGATTGCGCCGCTTTTGTGATAGAGAGACCCTTGGATTGGATGGGTTACGACGCTATCCCCCCGCCACCCCATGATAAATCAGCGTGACTGCGGTGTTGTCCTTTAGTCGAGTTTTACTAAGGAGCGCCGACTGATTTGTTTCCATTCTTGGATAAGTATGAAGGCACATATGAAGGCAGAAATGCTATCCGCCAGAGGAGCGGCAAGCCAAACGCCTTCTAAGCCTTTCATTTTTGCAAGGACCAGCAGCACAGGAATCAATATGATTACCTGCCGCAAGAGGGTGAGAAAAATAGCAGTGCCTGCTTTTCCCACAGATTGAAAGTAATTTCCTGCCACGACTTGGAACCCTACTATAGGCAAGAAAAGCAAAAACAAGCGCATGCCATGGACGCCTATGGATAAGATTTCCGGACTGCCGCTTACAAAGGCATTCACAATCAGCTCGGGAAAAGCCTGAATGAATATCCATGAAATAATGGAAATGAGGGTAGAGGCGGCCAAGGCAATTTTAAGGCTTTCTTTGACACGCAGAAAATTGCGCGCCCCATAGTTGTAGCCAATAATCGGTTGTGTCGCCATGTTTAAAGCGATAATGCTCATGATGACCAAGAACACAACACTATTGATAATCCCCATGGCGCCAACGGCTAAATCACCGCCAAATTTGATGAGGTTAATATTAAACAGCCCTTGTACGACGCTGTTTGCTGCCTGCATCAGAAAAGGCGAAACGCCAATGGAGATAATGGAGACCACGATTTTCCATTGGATTCTAATATAGCGCCTTTCCAGAGGAACCACACAGCGCTTGCTATTAAAATGCACCAACACCCAAACGGACAAAACAGCCATGGACAAAATCGTGGCAATGGCTGCGCCTTGGACACCCATTTTCCAATGCAATATAAATAACGCGTCTAAAGGAATATTGACTCCGGCGCTGATGAGCATGCTGTACATGGCAACGCGCGCATTGCCTTCGGCGCGTATAATGCCGTTCAGTGAAAAACCTAGGTGATGCAAAAAAGCGCCAAGCAAAATGTAATTCAAATATTCATTGGCATATTTCGAGGTTACGTCGCTTGCTCCAAAAAGTCGGAGCATAGGTCCTTTAATTAAAAATCCGACAACGGACATCATAATGGAAAGCAAAATGACGAGGACCAAGGCATTACCGAGAATTTGTTGCGCTTTCTCTTTTTCGTTGGAACCGAGCGCCAAAGAAATCCGCGTGCTTGCGCCCACACCGATTAACATGCCGAAAGCGGTCATGATAATCATGATAGGAAATACTGCCGTTACGCCGCTCAACGCCTCGGCGCCGACAGCGTGTCCAATAAAAATACGGTCTACAATATTGTAGAGCGAATTCGCCATAATCCCGACGAAAGACGGCCAAAAATAACGCCAGATCAAGCTGGGGATAGGGTGGCTATTTAATTCTTTTATTTTTTTATTATGCATTATAAAAGGTCACAATCAATGGGATTGCATGAAGATACATGAGGCTACGCTATCGTCGCTATTCACTCAAGACATTCAAGGATCAATGCCGTAGAAAAGATAGGGAAAACAACCCTATGGTATTACCACAGGGATTTAAACTATTTATATTGCGTACCATATCGTGTCATTCCCCGCTTTTGAGATCAGTTGAAAAATAATGTATTACTGCCCAACCAACAGCTCCCCGACACAATACAGCTTGGCACTTGTTTCTGATTATTAAACCGGTTTTTAACTTTCTTTCCGGATCGTGTTACCCCGCTAAACAGAGAATAGCAATGACGCGACGGGTATTTCAAATAAATTGAGGCGAAGTGCATTGAAAGAGTTCTTTTATTTCTTTGAAATCTTGGTAAAATTAAGGCTTCGATTGAAAGATTGAGGATCTTCAACCGAAGCCGGTAGTACAATAAAAAACAGTCAGGCGAGTCGCTTAGTCATCAGAAAGCGGATAATCGCATTCATCACAATATTTGACTTTAACAAAAGTTAATCCCATCCATACGGGTACCCACAACCCAAGGGTAAGGAGGGACAGCAACGCCATCTTCATATGATTCACCGGTTCATAATGAAAGTTTACTTGTTTTTTGCAGGTACTGCAATAATACGTATCTTGTTTTTTTGTCATCATAAAGACCTTTCCAAAAATTGAGCGCCAAAGACTGGACAAGAGACAGATCGTCGCCTGTTTGTACAGCATTGGGCATCTTTGTTTTTCCAATTCCATGAAGAAAGAAAATAGTGGAAAGGATCAAAT
It encodes:
- a CDS encoding SUMF1/EgtB/PvdO family nonheme iron enzyme; translated protein: MSDVFGQDYENILVGDRYRLVSLLGGGAMGNVYLASDEYLKRKVAIKVLREEWAARPDIIKRLENECRLMAHLGQHPNIVSLIDRLVLDGKTMLVMEFAPGETLAQIIYRTAQIYKSGGWDALNRERDESLPLILSPAVAFEIASQCMKALDYAHGKGVLHLDIKPGNIMIQGNNLNTLNAKLMDFGIGRIRVDASLISAMTALTFTQGAGLGTPAYMSPEQIDPERFGTPGPPSDLYSLGVTMFETFTLQLPFAGAYTEVLHAHANSRPPNPRTINPTLPVGLSRVIITSLRKAPGNRYHDASEMLLEWQKGRFLEDGKEDGLPAPTKQSRKQDRTGRFSSPLWRILFLTAILLFTVFYWKMDWQLPWGKGGIYSFMRGGGVTIQQAREGAEQARKLAHTVKSEQLARETWEKAEDLYKQAAEEKNGEKSTRLYTHAQAFYDQAVTEIKAASMEKKEESVSSEKEGEKDDTKIASKKKKGKETEKAEKKESEEKEAEADAVDSETETSTDEEKEKSTAEEKEMLTALFDTTKTDGIALGNGVSIELLWIEDGNFNFGASTTSTDKKKGWKNGKQVWLPAGFWIGKYEVTQQQWQQVMQNNPSKFQEDPQLPVDSVSWNDCQEFIKRLNSTIPQGGFRLPTEAEWEYAARVGSSISYMRENMNQYVWHSGISNGHTHPVGSRRPNPWGLYDTLGNVWEWVQDWYSEDPLSLAETNYPTGPLTGMYRTLRGGSWSTHQGQCTVVSRTSADPGARSDSYGFRLVRDFVEAKTDKP
- a CDS encoding Gfo/Idh/MocA family oxidoreductase codes for the protein MSLLSRREFIHSTTAFAGASLLLWGCKASARVIGANDRLRVAVAGLNGRGQTHIGAWLDQDNVEIAYLIDPDERVLSRALKALEKKAGDKHKPQGVTDVRKALEDPTVDALSIATPNHWHSLMTIWAAQAGKHVYVEKPMSHDVAEGRVVVEAQKKYGVVIQHGTQSRSNPKIAGLHDAIHAGKFGKLKIAYGYACKTRNSIGFKEISDPPSHLDWNLWRGPAQVEAYHGNYVHYNWHWFWNTGNGELNNQGTHQLDMARWSIAPDQTHPVRAMALGGRFQWDDQGETPNTMFGIAQYPNEQYVFFNVRNVNYDGYENQVENEYYFEDGGKIIRNKYYAKGSDEGEEINLPDGNVTPGGNWGAFVAACRAGDPNMANGNAPNSHYSCVLGHLINNSYRLGVKAPFNLKSGQFGDIPEAYEHFEKIHDIMHKGVGLPEDGNEYVVGPWLTFDPETELHVGEHAAEANALLKDSNRPGFEIPAPNAV
- a CDS encoding ketopantoate reductase family protein; protein product: MRILVMGAGALGSVAGGFLARAGHEVHLVGRQPHMDAIKKNGLVIEGIWGTHHIRMLTCADFVEALPKTCYDYILVSVKSYDTAQTASLLLPVLSEKTWVCSYQNGLGNAELLAKELGWKHVLGARVIFGARMVEAGRVEVTVIAAPTAVGGYGAPQADAAARALATAMDEAGLPSLATDRIETILWSKVAYNCALNPLSALFNVPYGALAENADTREAMDQIIHEIYAVAAAKQVVMDPDSPEAFLTLFYTKMVPPTAAHYASMREDLHKGRRTEIDALNGAIVQFGKSHNLACPANSLLTLLIHSREKNFFKAE
- a CDS encoding glycosyltransferase family 1 protein, encoding MPQILKYTVTPKLPERLKDLEDIAYNMWWCWTPEAVDLFFRIDRELWTRVEHNPVRLLGEVSQARLEELAGSASFLAHLDRVSSMLKVYRGNGVWRSIHEKVSKDFLVAYFSAEFGLHESIKVYSGGLGILAGDHLKAASDLGMPLVGMGLLYREGYFRQYLNEDGWQQELYPKNDFHNMSITQERNENGSPLVIEVPFPGRKVKAYIWCCQVGRVSLYLLDCDHEENAVPDRNITAQLYGGDRETRIKQEIMLGMGGVIALKALGLEPTVYHINEGHAAFMTLQRIHDLIDQEGINFWEAAEIVRISSVFTTHTPVPAGNDMFDAVLIKIYFQEYCDALGISIDDLLWLGRQDPGNSREPFCMTVLALKLSAAANGVSKLHGAVARNMWINVWKNVPESELPITSVTNGVHLPTWVSKDLANLFDRYLGPDWVATPHDQNVWDRIDSVPDTELFRVHERCTQRLISFARRRVEEQLINRSAPSTEVRKARELLDGETLTIGFARRFATYKRATLLFKDPDRLRKILLNPAMPVQLIIAGKAHPQDTQSKEFIRQILHFARDPELRRHVVFIEDYDINVSRYMLQGVDCWLNTPRRPMEASGTSGMKAAANGALNISIPDGWWCEAEDLGENGWSIGKGESYDDVAEQDDIESQALYEILEQEIIPMFYNRGKEGLPREWVARMKNAIRTIAPVFNTSRMVLEYGDRFYVPCQQHSQHMQQNDRARIHKFTAWKRDIRNKWSTVTIQQIESSSVQNLRYGDTLEITAQIHLGDIRCDDVLVQIYHGGIDYQGNFTSPEAAAMTCVEDLGNGNYRYKGTAACETTGMSGCTVRVMPKHEDFRHQHEMGLIAWA
- a CDS encoding MATE family efflux transporter, with protein sequence MHNKKIKELNSHPIPSLIWRYFWPSFVGIMANSLYNIVDRIFIGHAVGAEALSGVTAVFPIMIIMTAFGMLIGVGASTRISLALGSNEKEKAQQILGNALVLVILLSIMMSVVGFLIKGPMLRLFGASDVTSKYANEYLNYILLGAFLHHLGFSLNGIIRAEGNARVAMYSMLISAGVNIPLDALFILHWKMGVQGAAIATILSMAVLSVWVLVHFNSKRCVVPLERRYIRIQWKIVVSIISIGVSPFLMQAANSVVQGLFNINLIKFGGDLAVGAMGIINSVVFLVIMSIIALNMATQPIIGYNYGARNFLRVKESLKIALAASTLISIISWIFIQAFPELIVNAFVSGSPEILSIGVHGMRLFLLFLPIVGFQVVAGNYFQSVGKAGTAIFLTLLRQVIILIPVLLVLAKMKGLEGVWLAAPLADSISAFICAFILIQEWKQISRRSLVKLD